One Aquarana catesbeiana isolate 2022-GZ linkage group LG06, ASM4218655v1, whole genome shotgun sequence genomic region harbors:
- the SOCS1 gene encoding suppressor of cytokine signaling 1, with amino-acid sequence MVAHSKVEADNAVADRRSQRLDASNTDRSQIQPARAIHNSPGHPLPTAQLGDTHFRTFRSQSDFTIITRTSNTLDSCGFYWGPMTVNVAHDKLRQEPVGTFLVRDSRQKNCFFAISVKTASGPISIRIHFQAGRFSLDGSKESFNCLFQLVEHYLLSPKNMLSFPLRKVRLRPLQELCRKSILATFGRQNLDRIPVNKVLKDYLKSFPFQI; translated from the coding sequence ATGGTAGCACACAGCAAGGTGGAAGCCGATAATGCAGTTGCAGACAGAAGATCTCAACGCCTGGATGCCTCAAACACAGATCGTTCCCAGATCCAACCTGCCAGAGCTATCCATAACAGCCCTGGACATCCTCTTCCTACAGCACAGCTTGGTGATACACACTTTCGAACCTTCCGCTCTCAGTCAGATTTCACAATTATTACCAGGACCAGCAACACACTGGATAGTTGTGGTTTTTACTGGGGACCAATGACAGTCAATGTGGCACATGACAAACTAAGGCAGGAACCTGTGGGCACTTTCCTTGTCAGGGACAGTAGACAGAAAAACTGCTTTTTTGCTATCAGTGTTAAAACAGCTTCAGGGCCCATCAGCATTAGGATCCACTTTCAGGCTGGGAGATTCAGTCTTGATGGCAGCAAAGAATCATTCAACTGCCTTTTTCAGCTAGTGGAACATTATTTACTTTCTCCTAAAAATATGCTATCGTTTCCTCTAAGGAAGGTCAGATTAAGACCTCTGCAAGAACTCTGTCGAAAAAGCATATTGGCAACATTTGGGAGACAGAACTTGGACAGAATCCCAGTCAACAAAGTTTTAAAAGACTATTTAAAATCTTTCCCATTTCAGATATAA